The following proteins are co-located in the Malus sylvestris chromosome 13, drMalSylv7.2, whole genome shotgun sequence genome:
- the LOC126595504 gene encoding uncharacterized protein LOC126595504, whose protein sequence is MSGPSDRRFDLNLVEEAAPPSPDNIWRPSFVSPTGPLTVGDSVMKNDMTAAVVARNLLTPKDNRLLSKRSDELAVKDSLALSVQCAGSVSNMAQRLFARTRQVESLAAEVMSLKQEIRGLKHENKQLHRLAHDYATNMKRKLDQMKESDGQVLLDHQRFVGLFQRHLLPSSSGAVPRNEAPNDQPLMPPPSRVLSSTEAPNDPPPVPSLSGALPTAATSPKQPL, encoded by the coding sequence atgtctggcccttccgaccgtcgttttgacttgaaccttgttgaagaggcagccccgccttctccagacaacatatggcgcccatccttcgtctcccctactggtcctcttaccgttggggattccgttatgaagaatgatatgaccgctgcggtggtggccaggaaccttctcactcccaaagataacagactactttccaaacgatctgatgagttagctgttaaggattctctggctctcagtgttcagtgtgcaggttctgtgtctaatatggcccaacgcctatttgctcgaacccgccaagttgaatcattggcggctgaagtgatgagtctcaaacaggagattagagggctcaagcatgagaataaacagttgcaccgtctcgcacatgactatgctacaaacatgaagaggaagctggaccagatgaaggaatctgatggtcaggttttacttgatcatcagagatttgtgggtttgttccaaaggcatttattgccttcgtcttctggggctgtaccgcgtaatgaagctccaaatgatcaacctctgatgcctcctccttctagggttctgtccagtactgaggctccgaatgatccccctccggtgccttctctttctggggctctaccgactgctgcgacttctcctaagcaacctttgtga